Proteins encoded within one genomic window of Fusarium musae strain F31 chromosome 4, whole genome shotgun sequence:
- a CDS encoding hypothetical protein (EggNog:ENOG41) has protein sequence MTEPENFEDDLFADLYDDNDAAKPASAPAAAAPPAPDVQPPTNIHNNDNDDHNGMQQHQETGGDEHMTQDQDDDDDDVDFNLGGGGGYGASGHTGQADMHDDAPTPPYGTVHKASAKEDG, from the exons ATGACTGAGCCTGAGAACTTCGAGGATGATCTCTTCGCCGACCT CTACGATGACAACGATGCCGCAAAGCCCGCGTCTGCTCCCGCTGCAGCAGCCCCCCCTGCCCCAGACGTTCAGCCTCCTACTAACATTCACAACAACGACAATGATGACCATAACGGGATGCAGCAACATCAGGAAACTGGAGGTGATGAACACAtgactcaagatcaagatgacgacgacgacgatgtcgACTTCAATctcggtggaggaggaggatacgGCGCATCCGGTCACACAGGCCAGGCTGATATGCATGACGATGCTCCAACGCCTCCATACGGAACCGTACACAAGGCGAGTGCCAAAGAAGATGGGTAA